A region of Panicum virgatum strain AP13 chromosome 8N, P.virgatum_v5, whole genome shotgun sequence DNA encodes the following proteins:
- the LOC120685423 gene encoding transmembrane 9 superfamily member 1-like produces the protein MLSRGVLLLAAILLAVARLPHAYASEADHKYKAEEPVKLWVNKVGPYNNPQETYNYYSLPFCQPSENPTHKWGGLGEVLGGNELIDSQIDIKFLKNVDKGPICIIELDAQKVQQFSDAIESSYWFELFIDDLPLWGFVGETDKNNENKHYLYTHKNIVVKYNGNRIIHVNLTQESPKLLEAGKKLDMTYSVKWVQTNVAFARRFEVYLDYPFFEHQIHWFSIFNSFMMVIFLTGLVSMILMRTLRNDYAKYAREDDDLESLERDVNEESGWKLVHGDVFRPPRGLVFLSALVGIGTQLAALILLVIVLAIVGMLYVGRGAIITTFIVCYALTSFISGYVSGGLYSRNGGKNWIKSMILTASLFPFLCFSIGLVLNTIAIFYRSLAAIPFGTMVVIFVLWAFISFPLVLLGTVVGRNWIGAPNNPCRVKTIPRPIPEKKWYLTPSVISLMGGLLPFGSIFIEMYFVFTSFWNYKVYYVYGFMLLVFVILIIVTICVTIVGTYFLLNAENYHWQWTSFFSAASTALYVYLYSIYYYHVKTKMSGFFQTSFYFGYTLMFCLGLGILCGAVGYMGSTLFVRRIYRNIKCD, from the exons atGCTCAGCCGCGGCGTGCTACTCCTGGCGGCCATCCTCCTCGCCGTTGCGCGCCTTCCCCACGCGTATGCATCCGAGGCCGACCACAAG TACAAAGCAGAAGAACCGGTTAAGCTATGGGTAAACAAAGTTGGACCATACAATAACCCTCAAGAAACATACAACTATTACAGCCTCCCGTTTTGTCAACCATCTGAAAACCCCACACAtaaatggggtggactgggagAGGTCCTCGGTGGAAATGAGCTGATCGATAGTCAGATTGATATAAAATTCTTAA aAAATGTGGACAAGGGCCCCATTTGCATAATTGAACTTGATGCTCAAAAGGTTCAGCAATTTTCTGATGCCATTGAGAGCTCATACTGGTTTGAGCTTTTCATAG ATGATCTGCCATTGTGGG GTTTCGTTGGGGAAACTGACAAAAACAATGAGAACAAACACTACCTTTACACTCACAAGAACATTGTTGTCAAATACAATGGTAACAGG ATAATTCATGTCAATCTCACGCAAGAGTCACCTAAGCTTCTTGAAGCTGGTAAAAAGTTGGATATGACATATTCAGTAAAGTGGGTGCAAACAAATGTGGCATTTGCACGGCGTTTTGAAGTTTACTTGGACTACCCATTCTTTGAACATCAG ATTCATTGGTTCTCCATCTTCAATTCATTCATGATGGTTATTTTCTTGACTGGTTTAGTGTCAATGATATTGATGAGGACACTAAGAAATGATTATGCAAAATATGCTCGTGAAGATGATGACCTGGAATCCCTT GAGCGAGATGTTAATGAGGAATCTGGATGGAAGCTTGTCCATGGAGATGTATTTCGGCCTCCTCGTGGCCTGGTGTTTCTTTCTGCCCTTGTTGGTATTGGCACTCAGCTGGCAGCTCTTATCCTGCTTGTGATTGTGTTGGCCATAGTTGGCATGTTATATGTTGG ACGAGGAGCTATCATCACAACCTTTATTGTGTGCTATGCTCTTACATCCTTTATCTCTGGATATGTTAGTGGTGGCCTATATTCAAGGAATGGTG GCAAAAACTGGATAAAGTCCATGATCCTTACGGCATCCCTTTTTCCATTCTTGTGCTTCTCAATTGGATTAGTGTTAAACACCATTGCTATCTTCTATCGATCATTAGCAGCTATACCATTTGGTACAATGGTTGTCATATTTGTTCTTTGGGCTTTCATCTCCTTCCCATTGGTGCTATTGGGAACTGTAGTTGGTAGAAACTGGATTGGTGCTCCCAACAACCCATGCCGAGTGAAAACGATTCCACGTCCTATTCCTGAAAAGAAGTGGTATCTTACACCTTCAGTTATTTCATTGATGGGTGGGCTTCTCCCCTTCGGCAGCATCTTCATTGAGATGTACTTTGTGTTCACTTCCTTCTGGAACTACAAG GTGTACTATGTGTATGGCTTCATGCTGCTGGTGTTTGTCATCCTTATAATAGTCACCATATGTGTCACTATTGTCGGTACTTATTTCTTGTTGAATGCTGAGAACTATCACTGGCAATGGACATCATTCTTCTCTGCTGCTTCTACCGCCTTGTATGTATATTTATACTCCATATACTATTATCATGTGAAGACAAAGATGTCAGGCTTCTTCCAGACAAGCTTCTACTTTGGTTACACCCTGATGTTCTGTCTTGGATTGGGAATACTTTGCG GTGCTGTTGGCTACATGGGCTCCACTCTATTTGTGAGGAGAATCTACAGAAATATCAAATGCGACTAA
- the LOC120684719 gene encoding FT-interacting protein 4-like: protein MKLVVEVAGARDLPARRGRGRGGVSPFVQVAFGGQRHATSVRPPGEANPTWNETLVFVADATAVRGGGGRSLSDGSIDVGVYHRRASGGKSCLGRVRLFGAAVAPSAEEAVLLRCPLDKPSFFAPARGEVALRLYLAPYASSSTYAAANAPAGNAYSSTYATTTFNDTASMDGPETVVGGASTQSAPAMIKKQPKKKEPVQAFHSIPTQSSTGALIFPPPPPTAGVPTKGADKKAAAATADDAKAAEYLMVDKLEFLYVNVVRASNLPGMDLTLGIDPYVEVRVGNYSAATRQAVRNQSPEWNQVFAFSKDHLQSDVLEVIVKDRNLIVRDSFVGKVVLPIVDVPSSAPPNRPPAPQWYGLKAAKGDRWAGGEILLAAWKGSQSDEAFAGALHAGAHDLSPSAVAATQSKSYYAPRLCYLRCHVMAAQDLVHPHRSGSRPSVFARVQLGAQRWETRASPSATWDQDFFFVAAWPFEEPLVVTVMDGGASPGRHEVLGRLVLPKGSIKSQRFDKRKVKPPAPSWFDLERPLSDGNGDGDGDDRDRGGRWRHEFRSKIQLRVYYDAAYHVLDELTVYASDFEPSAKPLRKPAPVGVLELAVLRATGLLATKKRPNGGQAAVDAYCVAKYGQKWVRTRTLADTASPSWQEQFTFDVFDPCTVLTVAVFDSHQLAGVGEAPRRGAADAPLGKLRIRVSTLGSGRTYEQPHPLFVLRPDRLVRCGELHLAVRFTPTAWASTISLYLRPTLPSQHYARPIPAHLLPALRRAAVDVVAARLARAEPPLHAEAVHYLLRDPSTHPSPAVPELAAYSRRRSLAACARLRDVRAPAAALAAWLRGVRDWNHPPTTVLVQLLLLALAWHPELILPTFFLYLFAAGAWNYFRRGAAAGPARMEHYADGVHPGMLEEEFDAGPASGTPPHVVEWRYLQLREAAARVQELIGFVASQGERAQALLAWRDGRATAVAVAAAAALAGVTYAVPFRALVAAAGLYAMRHPLLRRGKGRPSALMCFFRRLPSNSDIML, encoded by the coding sequence ATGAAGCTGGTGGtcgaggtcgccggggcgcgcgACCTGCCGGcgaggcgcggccgcggccgcggtggcGTGTCCCCGTTCGTGCAGGTCGCGTTCGGCGGCCAGCGCCACGCGACGAGCGTGAGGCCGCCCGGCGAGGCCAACCCGACGTGGAACGAGACGCTCGTGTTCGTGGCCGACGCGACGGCGgtccgcggcggaggcgggcgcaGCCTCTCGGATGGCTCCATCGATGTCGGGGTCTACCACCGGCGGGCCTCCGGCGGCAAGAGCTGCCTCGGCCGCGTCCGCCTGTTCGGCGCGGCCGTCGCGCCGTCCGCCGAGGAGGCCGTGCTCCTGCGCTGCCCCCTCGACAAGCCCAGCTTCTTCGccccggcgcgcggcgaggtcgCGCTCCGGCTCTACTTGGCGCCGTACGCGTCGTCGTCTACTTACGCCGCCGCCAACGCGCCGGCGGGGAATGCTTACTCCAGCACGTATGCTACGACGACCTTCAACGACACCGCCTCCATGGACGGCCCGGAGACAGTCGTCGGAGGCGCGAGCACGCAGTCAGCTCCAGCGATGATCAAGAAGCAACCCAAGAAGAAAGAGCCGGTGCAAGCGTTCCACTCCATCCCAACACAGTCCAGCACGGGGGCACTGATCttcccgccaccgccaccaacGGCCGGAGTCCCAACAAAGGGTGCCGATAAGAAGGCGGCAGCTGCCACCGCCGACGACGCCAAGGCGGCGGAGTACCTCATGGTCGACAAACTGGAATTCCTCTATGTCAACGTGGTGCGCGCCTCAAACCTCCCCGGCATGGACCTCACATTGGGCATCGACCCCTACGTCGAGGTCCGGGTCGGGAACTactcggcggcgacgcggcaagCGGTGCGGAACCAGTCCCCGGAGTGGAACCAAGTGTTCGCCTTCTCCAAGGATCACCTCCAATCAGATGTTCTAGAGGTGATCGTCAAGGACAGGAACCTCATTGTTCGGGACAGCTTTGTTGGGAAGGTTGTCCTGCCCATCGTCGACGTGCCGAGCTCGGCTCCTCCGAATCGGCCCCCGGCACCGCAATGGTACGGGCTCAAGGCCGCCAAGGGCGACCggtgggccggcggcgagatctTGCTCGCCGCGTGGAAGGGTTCCCAgtccgacgaggccttcgccGGCGCGTTGCACGCCGGCGCGCACGACCTCTCGCCGAGCGCCGTGGCCGCCACTCAGTCCAAGAGCTACTACGCGCCGCGGCTGTGCTACCTCCGGTGCCacgtcatggcggcgcaggacCTGGTCCACCCTCACCGGAGCGGGTCACGGCCGAGCGTGTTCGCGAGGGTGCAGCTCGGCGCGCAGAGGTGGGAGACCCGGGCGTCGCCGAGCGCCACGTGGGACCAGGACTTCTTCTTCGTCGCGGCGTGGCCGTTCGAGGAGCCGCTGGTGGTCACCGTCATGGACGGGGGCGCCTCGCCGGGGCGGCACGAGGTGCTGGGCCGGCTCGtgctccccaagggcagcatcAAGTCGCAGCGGTTCGACAAGAGGAAGGtcaagccgccggcgccgtcgtggTTCGACCTCGAGCGGCCGCTCTCCGACGGGAACGGCGACGGTGACGGCGACGACCGGGACAGAGGAGGACGATGGCGCCACGAGTTCCGGAGCAAGATACAGCTACGCGTCTACTACGACGCTGCGTACCACGTCCTCGACGAGCTCACGGTGTACGCCAGCGACTTCGAGCCGTCGGCAAAGCCGCTCCGGAAGCCGGCGCCCGTCGGCgtcctcgagctcgccgtcctGCGCGCGACCGGCCTCCTGGCGACGAAGAAGCGCCCGAACGGCGGGCAGGCGGCCGTCGACGCGTACTGCGTCGCCAAGTACGGGCAGAAGTGGGTCCGGACGCGCACGCTCGCCGACACGGCCTCGCCGAGCTGGCAGGAGCAGTTCACGTTCGACGTGTTCGACCCGTGCACCGTGCTCACCGTCGCCGTCTTCGACAGCCACCAGCTCGCCGGCGTCGGGGAGgccccgcggcgcggcgcggcggacgcgCCGCTGGGCAAGCTCCGCATCCGCGTCTCGACGCTGGGGTCCGGCCGCACGTACGAGCAGCCGCACCCGCTGTTCGTGCTGCGGCCCGACCGCCTCGTCCGGTGCGGCGAGCTCCACCTCGCCGTCCGGTTCACCCCCACGGCGTGGGCGAGCACGATATCGCTTTACCTCCGGCCGACGCTGCCGAGCCAGCACTACGCGAGGCCGATCCCGGCGCACCTCCTCCCGGCTCtccggcgcgccgccgtggacgTCGTCGCCGCGCGGCTGGcgcgcgccgagccgccgctgcaCGCGGAGGCCGTGCACTACCTCCTCCGCGACCCGTCCACGCACCCGAGCCCCGCCGTGCCGGAGCTCGCGGCCTACAGCAGGCGCCGGTCACTCGCCGCGTGCGCGCGCCTCCGCGACGtgcgcgccccggccgccgcgctcgcggcgTGGCTCCGGGGCGTCCGCGACTGGAACCACCCGCCCACCACCGTCCTCGTCCAGCTCCTGCTCCTGGCCCTGGCGTGGCACCCCGAGCTGATCCTGCCGACCTTCTTCCTCTACctgttcgccgccggcgcgtggaACTACTTccggcggggggcggcggcggggccggcgcggaTGGAGCACTACGCCGACGGCGTGCACCCGGGCATGCTCGAGGAGGAGTTCGACGCGGGGCCGGCGTCGGGGACCCCGCCGCACGTCGTGGAGTGGCGGTACCTGCAGctccgggaggcggcggcgcgcgtccaGGAGCTGATCGGGTTCGTGGCCTCGCAGGGGGAGCGCGCGCAGGCGCTGCTCGCGTGGAGGGACGGCCGCGCCACGGCGGtcgcggtcgcggcggcggccgcgctcgccggcgtgacCTACGCGGTGCCGTTCCGGGCGCTGGTGGCCGCCGCGGGGCTCTACGCGATGAGGCACCCGCTGCTGAGGCGGGGGAAGGGGCGGCCGTCGGCGCTGATGTGCTTCTTCCGGCGGCTGCCGTCCAATTCTGACATCATGCTGTGA